DNA from Kitasatospora herbaricolor:
CGTGTCCACCGCCCGGAAGGTCAGCCCGCGCGCGCCCTCCTTGGCCAGCACCTCGATCGCGGCGTCGACGAGGGCGGCCCTCCGCTCGGCGTTCCTGCGCGCCATTGACACCACTCCATTCGTAGTACTACGGTTGAACCACTTCAAACAGAGTACTACAGACGGAGTCATCTGAATGCGAAAGCTCGTGTACTACGTCGCCGTCACCCTCGACGGGTACATCGCCGGCCCCGGCGGCGAGTACGACTTCTTCCCGCTCGGCGACGAGAAGCAGGCCGCCGACTACGCCGGGTGGACCAACGCCCGCTACCCCGAGACGCTGCCCGGCTTCCTGCGCGCCGCCCACGGCCTGACGGACGCCCCGAACCAGCGCTTCGACACCGTGCTGATGGGGCTCGGCAGCTACCGCCCCGGCCTGGACGCGGGCTTCCCCAGCCCGTACGCCCACCTGCGCCAGTACGTCGTGTCGAGCACGCTCGCACCGGACACCGACCCGGCGGTGACCGTGGTCGCCGCCGACCCGCTCGCCCTGGTCCGCGAACTCAAGCGGGAGGACGGCCAGGACATCTGGCTCTGCGGCGGCGGCCTGCTCGCCGGGGCGCTGCTGCCCGAGATCGACGAGTTGATCATCAAGAGCTACCCCGTGGTCGCCGGATCCGGGATCCCGGTCTTCAACGGGGACTTCAGCCCCACGCTCTTCGAGGTCACCGACCGGACCTCCTTCGACAACCACGTCACCATGACATGGTTCGCCCGCCGCTGACCCGGCCGGGGACGGCCACGGCCTTGCGGGCGCCGCCCGACGCGACGCGACGCGGCCTCAGCGGCCGTCCGCCCGGCCCGCCCGGGAGCGCGTCCGCCCGGCCGTCGGCCCGTCGGGCGCGGCGGCCTGCGGGCCGACGTGCGGGCGAGCCCGGTGATCGCCGGGGGGAGTCTCCCCCACCCTCGCGTCCGGTCCGTCGCCGGTCTCCTGCCCGTGCTCGTCCGGCCGGCCGGCGGCGCCGGCCAGCGTGACCTTGGGCAGGGCGTACGGGTGCTGCTCGCGCAGGTAGCCGATCAGCTCCTCCCGGGCCCAGCAGCGCAGCTCGAAGGCGTCCTCGCCGTTGCGCGCCGTCATCAGCAGCCTGACCACCACGGTCGTCGCGGTGGTGTCGACCACCTGGAGCGCCCAGCCCTCGCCGTCCCACCGCTCGTTGCCCGCCAGCCTGCGCGCGAACTCCGCCCGCAGCTCGGCGACCGGCGTGCTGTGGTCCAGGTGGAGAACCGCCGTCCCGGTGATCCCGGAGCCGCCGCGGGACCAGTTCTCGAAGGGCTTGCCGGCGAAGTAGGAGACCGGCATCACGATCCGCCGCTGGTCCCAGGTGGCGATCACCACCGAGGTCAGGGTGATCTCCTCGACCGTCCCCCACTCCCCCGCGACGACCACCACGTCCCCGATCCGGACCATGTCGCCGAAGGCCAGCTGGATCCCCGCGAAGAGGTTCGCCAGCGTGCTCTGGGCCGCGACACCGACCACCAGGCCGACCAGCCCGGCCGAGGCCAGCAGGCTGGTGCCGACCGCCCGGACGGCGGGGAAGGTCATCAGGACGGCGGCCAGGGTGACCACCGCGATGCCCGCGTCGCAGATCCGGCCCATCAGCCCGGCCTGGGTCCGGACCCGCCGGATCCGGGCCGGGTCGCGCCGGTCGGTGGCGTAGCTGCGCAGACCGGTGTCGATCAGCAGCGAGACGACCCGCGCGGTCAGCCATCCGCAGGTCACCAGGACGGCCAGCAGGAGGGCGTGCCGCACCACCGGGCGCAGACCGTCCGCCAGCCGCATGGCGGGCTCGCCGGTGAGCAGCAGGACGGCGACCGCCGCCGCCAGGAACGGCATCCGGCAGCGGCGCAGCAGCGACAGCAGGACGGAGCCCGGGCGTCTGACGGCGAACCGCCCGAGGGCCCGGTCCATCAGCCGGTCGAGTCCCAGGACCACCACCAGGACCATGACCACCACGGCCAGCGGGCGCACGACACTCCAGATCTGCACGGGTCAGTCTCCTCCGGTCCCCCTCGTCACAGCCGCCAGGCCCCGGGGAGGGGACCCGGGGCCTGGGCGATCGGCCGCTGCTCGGTGGCGCGGCCGCACACCCCGCGTCTGCCCCCGCCCCCATCGGTAAACCTCCGCCGGCGCGGCCGCCGGCCCGCGGGAACCGGTCCGGTGGGGGTCAGCGCCCCGGGGGCACGCCGAGCATGTCGAGGATCAGCTGCGCGACCCGGGCGGGCTGCTCGGTGACCACCATGTGGCCGGAGTCCGGCACGGTGATCAGCCTGATGTTCGGGCCGGCCTCCAGGGCGCGCCGCTCGTGCTCGGTGAGCCCGATCTCCGTACGGTCCCCCCGGGATATCCAGGCCCGGGCCCCGGACTCGCGCAGCCGGGCCGCCAGCGAGCCCTGGCGGTCCAGGTACGCGAAGTACTGCCGGACCAGGCGGCGGCAGACCCCGGGGGCGTTGTTCCGCAGGTCCGCGGAGAGGGCCGCGCGGCGCCCGGGCGGGAAGCTGTCCTCCATCGTCCGGGGCACCAGCCTGAGCATCGCCGCCCAGGCCAGGGCGCCGAGGCCGGGCACCCGGCCGATCCGGTCGAGCTGCGCCAGGTCCTGGGCCTCGTCCTCCCGGGAGAAGCTCGGGTCCAGCAGCAGCACGGGACCGCCGAACCCGCCGGTCATCGCCATCTCCATCGCGACGGTCGCCCCCAGACTGTGGCCGGCCACCAGGTCGCAGCCGAGTTCGGCGGCCAGGCCGCCCACCAGCCGTGCGTAGTTCTCGACGGAAAGGTCCTCGGGGGTGGCGGTCCGCCCGAATCCGGGCAGGGTCACGGCCAGCACGGCGACGCCCGCCTCGGCCAGCACGGGTTGGGAGGTCACGTCCTCCAGGAACACCGTCGTGCAGAGGGCGCCCGGTAGCAGCAGCACCCGGTGGGCGGCGCCGGCCGGGCCGGACCGGTGGATGTCCCAGCCGTCGAACTCGCTCCTCGCGCCCATCCGCCAGCCTTTCGTCCCGGTACCCGGCCACGCCGCCCGGGCAGCCCGCGCGGTCCTGGTCGGAAGTCAACCCAGGACGGTCCCGATCCGCATCCGGGACGGGCCGGACGGTCCAGGTCCGGGTGCCCCGGCGGCCCGGCCCGCCGCACGGCCCGGCGAATCCGTTAGGGGCCCGCGCCGCCCGGGTAGGCGCCCTGTTGAGAGCCGCGGGCCGGTCTCGGGGCCGGCCGGCGGCCGCAGGAACCAGGAGGGATCCGCGATGAGCGCTCACGCCCCCTCGGACCCGGTCACCGGGCCCCGCCCCGCCTCGGGCCCGCCGCCGGGCCCGGACCTGCCGGACCCGCTGCCGCCGCCCGTCCCGCCGAAGCCCGACCCCGACCCGGCGCCGCCGCCCACCCCGTAGCCCGGGCGCAGCGGCCCCGCGGCCGGGAGGGGCAGCCGGAGAACCGGAAACACCCGTACACGAATAACCGGCCGGCGCAGCGGCGCATGGAACCGGGGAAGCCGGGCAGGCGCCTGACCGGGAAGGTGGGCCGCCTCGGCCGCCGCCCGTCGAGAGGAGAACGCCATGGGTATGAAGGACAAGGCCGACAACCTCGCCGAGAAGGCCGGCGGCAAGGCCAAGGAGACCGTCGGGAAGGCCACCGGTGACCGCGGGCTGGAGGCCGAGGGGAAGGGCACCCAGATCAAGAGCGACCTCAAGCAGGCGGTCGAGAAGATCAAGGACGCCGGCAAGCACTGACCCGGACGCGCCGACGGGCGCCGGCCGGCCACCGCGAGATCGGTGCCCCGGGCCGGCGCCCGTCCTCGTGCCGCGCCGGGCGCGCCCTCGCCCTGCGGGTCAGCGCTCCTCGCGACGCCCCCGGCGCGCCGTCGTGCGGTCCTTGGCCGAACGGACGGCGGCGGACAACGTGGCGATGTCGTACGCACCGTGGTGGCGCCGCCCGTTGATGAAGAAGGTGGGCGTCCCGGAGACACCGCTCAGATCCGCCGACTCGACGTCCCGGGCGACCCGCTCGGCCCCGCGGTCGGCGCGCAGCGCTTCGCGGAAGCGCTCCACGTCCAGGCCCAGCTCGTCGGCGTAGCGGAGCAGGTCCCGCGGCTTCAGGGCGTCCTGCCGTTCGAGCAGGAGGTCCCGGACGGCCCAGAAGGCGCCCTGCTCGGCGGCCGCCTCGGCCGCCACCGCGGCCAGCTGGGCGTGCGGGTGGACGTCGGTGAGCGGCAGGTGGCGCCAGACATAGCGGACGTCGCCGAAGTCGGCCAGCAGGTCGCGGACCACCGGCTCCGCCTGGCCGCAGTAGGGGCACTCGAAGTCCCCGTACTCGACCACGGTGACCGGGGCGTCGAACGGGCCCCGGACATGGTCGTAGGCCGGATCGACCGGTGTCGCCAGGTCGACGATGCCCTCGGCGGTGCCCAGCAGGGCGCGGGCCCGCAGCGGCTGCGGGAGCCGGCCGAGCACCCAGGAGATCAGCCAGGTCGCGGTGAAGGCGCAGAGCACGGCGGCCAGCACCCCGGCCTTGGCCTCGTCCAGCTGGTCGCCCGCGAAGGCCAGGGTGGCGATCAGCAGCGAGACGGTGAAGCCGACGCCGGCGATGGTGCCGCCGGCCGCCACGGAGCCCCAGCCGATCGGCGGGCGGGTGCGGCCGCCGCTCATCCGGGTGGCCAGCCAGGAGACCCCGACGATGCCGAGCGGCTTGCCGAGCAGGTAGCCCAGCAGGATGCCGAGGGTGATCGGGGAGGTGGCGGCCCGCCCCAGCAGGTCGGCGTCGAGGGTGATGCCGGCGTTGGCGAGGGCGAACAGCGGGACGATCACATAGCTGCTCCACGGGTGGATGGCGCGCTGCAGCCGCTCGTTCGGCGAGATCGCCGAGGCGATCCCCCGGCGGGCGGAGCGCTCCAGCTCGGGGGTGGGCTGCTCGCGGAAGGACCGGAAGAGGCCGCTGGCGCGCTCCAGGTCGTCCCGGGTGGCCGGGTACGCCAGGGTCAGCAGCCCCAGCAGCAAGCCGATCACCACCGGGTCCACCCCGGACTTCAGCAGCGCCACCCAGGCCACCGCGCCGAGCACCGCGTAGGCGGCGCCGCTGCGCACGCCCTGGGCCCGCATCAGCAGGACGAGCACCAGGACCCCGGCCGCGACCAGCAGCGCCGGCAGGACGATCCGGTCGCTGTAGAAGACCGCGATGACGCCCAGAGCCACGAAGTCGTCCACCACGGCCACGGTGAGGATGAAGGTCCGCAGGCGTCCGGGGAGCCGGTTGCCCAGCAGGGCGAGCATGCCGAGGGCGAAGGCCGTGTCGGTGGACATCGCCGCGCCCCAGCCGTGGGTGGACGACTGCCCGGCGTTGACCGCCAGGTAGATCGCCACCGGGGCGAGCATGCCGCTGAGGCCGGCGAGCAGCGGCAGGGTGAGGTGCCGGCGTTCGCGCAGTTCGCCCATGTCGAACTCGCGGCGCGCCTCCAGCCCGACCACGAAGAAGAACAGCGTCATCAGGCCGCTGTTGACCCACTCCCGCAGGTCCAGCGCGACGCCGTGGCCGCCGAGGTCGATCGCCAGATGGGTCTCCCAGAACGCCCGGTAGGACCCGGGAGCGGCGTTCGCCCAGATCAGCGCCGCGATCGTGGCCACCAGCAGGACGGCCGCGCTGCCGGCCTCGGTCCGCATGAACTCCCATCGGGCCGTGCGTGCTTCGCCCTCGCTCTCGCCGATGCTCTGGCCGGAGAGGGAGTGGTCGTCCGTGGGTGCCATGCCGTGTGTTTCTCCATGCATCGGTGCGGGCCGCCGGGTTCGGGCCCGTACCCCGTCCGGCGAGCGTGAGCCGGGCCACCCTACCCAGAGCGGCCGGTAAAGCGCCCGACCGTCCGACGTCGCGCGCGCCGGGGGGCTGGGCACGGTGCGGCAGGGCGCGCGCCCTGCCGGCTCCCGACCCCGTCCGGTGCACTTGCCGCGCAGGTCCGGCGCACCTCCGGGAGCGGGTGCCCACCGAACGGGCGGGCGCCCGCTGCCAGGGCGGCGGCGCTCAGGTCGCGGCCGCCCCCACCCGACGGGCGGTGGCCCCCACCGCCGGTACGGGCCGGGCGGACGCGGCCGAGGCGGGGCTGACCCCGTGGGCCCGCCAGATCCGGCTGATCGTCGAGGCGGAGAGGCCGGCCTGCGCCGCCATCAGCTGCTTGGTCCAGCGCGGGGCGTCCGGGGGCGTGTCGTGCAGGGTCCTGGCCAGCACGTCGGCGACCTGCGCGTCCGTCACACTGCGCGGGCGGCCCCGGCCGCGCCTGGGCAGCAGGCCCTCCACCCGCTTCTCCAGGAAGCGTCCGTGCCACTCCTCCACGGCCGCCTTCGAGCACTGCGCGCGCCGCGCGACGACGGCGGCGGCCACCGGAGCGCCGCCGGCCGCCGCGTCGTCGCAGGCCAGCACGATCCGGGCGCGCTGGGCCAGCGACTCGCTCCGGGCCCCCGGCTGCAGCCAGGCCAGCAGCGCCGCCCGCTCCTGGCCGCTCAGGCGCAGCGGCGCGAGGGCGTCGGCGGCCCGGACCGGGGCCGCCGACCGGGGGCGGACCTGCAGGGCGTCCAGCGGCGAGGTGCGGTACTCCAACTCGGCGTGCGCCGCCACCACCCGGAAGTCCGTGATCGCCAGCGGGCGCCCGATGTGGTCGTGGACCACCCGGCGGACGGCGAGGTGCGGCACGTCGCCGTCGCTCGGCAGGACGTTGATCCGGTCGTAGCGGGTCGGCCGCAGTCCGGCGCCGATCATCCAGCCGTAGAGTCCGGTCAGGTCGCTCTCCTGGCCGGTGCCGGCGGCGCGTTCGAGCTCCGGCAGTTCGGCGATCAGCTCGGGCGCGAAGTGGGAGCGGGAGTCCTGCAGCAGCAGCCCGTCCGCGTCGTGCACGCGCTGCTGGTGCGCGAGGGCCGGCTCGTCCGGCGGGATTCCGAGCACGGCGGCGACGTCACCGGCCGGGGTGGCGAAGTGGGTGCGGAAGACCGTCACCACGTCCTCGTGCGGGACGACCATCGAGCCGGGGAAGGTCATCCCCGGAGGGTTCGGCGAGTCGTCCGTGCCGGCCCTGGCGTAGGTCCCGGTGGGATGGCTCTCCACCAGCCCCTGGTCCCGCAGTTCGCGCAGTGCGGCACGGACGGTCTGGCGGTTGACGCTCCAGGTGGCCGCGAGGGTCCGCTCGGCCGGCAGCCGGGTGCCGGCCGGGATCCGGCCGCTGTGGATCTCGGCCCGCAGGTGCTGGGCGATGACCTGGTAACGGTTCTTGCCGGACGTGCCGTGGAGTTCGGATGTTTCGAGCATGGCAGAGCGCCTCCCCACCGGTGGCTTCTACGCAGTGCGAGCACTTCGCTGCGCTCCGTCAGCATAGAGCATTGGTCTGGACCAATTGCATGTTCCGTCAAAGCGTCATATGCCGCTGCCCCGCCGGGAGTGGACCTCCCGGCCCGCGCCAACTGTAGCGTTTTGCATCGTGAAACGACCCCGGTCGGAGCGTGCGGGACAGGACGAACACGGACGGCCCCGAGCCCGCCGCACCACGCTCGACGCGCCTGGCGGAATCTTCACCCGGCCCGCACACGACGGCCCGCCCGTGCTCAGCCCTCGCCGCGGGCGAAACGCCGGAGCCGGCCCAGCCGGGTGAAGCGCTCGCGGTTGGCGACCGAGGCCCGGTCCAGCTCCTCCATCAGCCGCCGGCCGCGGTGCTCCAGGTCCAGTTCGTCCAGGATGCGATCGATCTCGGCCAGCAGCGAACCGTGCAACTGCCAGGCCTCCGGGTGCTCCTGGACCCGCCGCAGCAGCATCTGCGCGACCCGCTCGCGACTGCCCCAGGCCGCCGACAGCTCGGCCGCCAGCCGGTCCTCGGCCTCCTCGGCGTTGCTGCTGACCTGCGTCGACACCAGCACCGCGAAACTCACCAGCGCGCCGCCGATGTGGGTGAGCAACTCCTCCAGCGCCAGCGCCACATCCGGCGGGAACAGCCGCTCGTCCTCCCCCCGGCGCTTCGCCAGGTCGGTCAGCGAGCGGGCCAGCACCCGCACCACGACCACGCAGATCTCCAGAGTGTCCAGCCCCGTCCGGAGCACCAGCCGGGAGAGCAGGCCCTCGGAGATCCTCGGGTTGAGGCGCAGGCTGTCCTCCGCCTGCCGCAGGGCCGCGTCCACGTCGGCGATGGCCTGGTCGAGCTTGCGGGCCTCGTGCAGCCGGGCCGCGGCCTGCTCGACGGGGGTCGGGCCGCCCAACTCCTCGGCGATCCGCAGCAGCAGGTGGCGGGCCCGGCGGGCCAGGTCCTCGATCGACTCGCCGGCCGTGTCCACCCAGACCGGCGGGGCGAACACCAGGTTGAAGAGCAGGCCCACCCCGGCGCCGATCAGGGTCTCCAGCACCCGGTCCCAGGCCTGGGTGGCGAGCCGGGTCACGCCGAGCACCAGCATGGCGCTGATCGCCACCTCGTTGACGAACTCGTCGACCCGGACGAACTGCCCGATCGTCAGCGAGGCCAGGATGATCAGGCCCAGGCTCCACCAGGACAGGCCCATCACGGAGCTGAACCCGATCGCGATCAGCACCCCGACCACCACCGAGTTCACCCGGCGGATGCTGGTGGTCAGCGTGGAGTAGAGGGTGACCTGGACGACCAGCAGGGCGGTCAGCGGCGCGGTCAGCGGCGCCGGCTCGCTGCTCAGCTGCAGCGCGACGGCGTAGGAGAGCGTCGCCGCCACCGTCGCACGGACCGTCAGGACCACCACCGGGTCCTTGAGCCGCCGTCGCAGGTACGCCGTCACCGAAACGCTGTCACCGAACATCCCCTCCTTCTTCCCGTCCTGCCGCCGCCGCACCGGGGTGGCCGCATTCCTCACCAGGATGCTCACAAAGACACCCGCCGCCCGCCACGTCCGGCCCCGCCGAAAATGACCTGACCGGCCCGGTGGCCGAAGGGGGACCGGGCCGGGGCCTGCGCCGCCGCGGGCCGGCGGACCGGCCTGGCACGGCGGCACGGACCTGCGCGGGGGAACGGACCTGCACGGCGGCACGGACCTGCACGGGGGCTTCGCCCGGACCCTGCGGGCCCGGCCCCGCACCGCCCGGGGCCGCGCCGGCGGCCCGGGCCGCCGAAGTCGCGCCGCCCCCGCCGACCGGCAACGATAGGTGCATGGACAGGCCTGCGGGCCCGGCCTTCCGGCCGCGCCGCGGGACACGCGCCGGAGGCGGGTGACAGCAACGATGGAGAACGCCGACGGCGCTCGGTCGAGGCAGGCGTCACAGGAGCAGAGCTCACGGGAGGAGGCGCCACCACGACCGGCGTCGCAGCAGCCGTCGCCCGAGCAGCCGGCCCGGCAACCGGCCCGGAAGCAGTCCTCGCAGCCTCCCTCCGCGAAGCAGCCGGCCGCCCGGAATCAGCAGGCCTCCCAGAAGCAGCAGGCCTCCCGGAAGCAGGCCGGACAACAGCCCGAGCAGCAGAAGCGGCCGCCCGAGGAGGAGGCCGGCGCCCCGTCGGAGGCCGCCCCGACCGGGGTCGACCGGTTCCGCGGGCGGGCCGTGGCGCTCGTGACCCGGCTCCCGTTCACCTGCGGGGTCTGCGTGGCCGTCCTGCTGGTCGCGCTCGCCAGCGGCACACTGTGGACGTCCGCCGAGGACAAGTCCTGGTACCCGCAGGTGGCGTACGGCACCCCCTCGCTGACCGCCGGGCGCCTGTGGACCTTCGTCACCGGTGCCTTCTTCGCCTCCGACCCCGTGGTGTACCTGCTCGTCCTGATCGGGCTGGCGCTGCTGGTCGGCTGGACGGAGTGGCGGCTCGGCACCGCCCGTGCCGCGCTGATCTGCTGCGCCGGGCAGCTCGCCGCCACGCTCGGCTGCGCCGCCCTGCTGCTGGCGCTGCGCCAGAGCGGCTGGGACTGGGCCGAGGCCCTGTCGCACGACCTGGACACCGGCTTCTCGGCAGGCGCGCTGGCGGCCGCCGCGGCGGCCTCGGCTGCCATGCGGGCGCCCTGGCGGAGCCGGCTGCGGGCCGCGCTGATCGCCTTCGCGGTGATCTGGCTGCTGTACTCCGGCACGGTGAGCGACGTCGAGCACTTCCTGGCGGTGGTGCTGGGCCTGGCCGTCGGGCGGCGGCTGGCCGGGGACCGCGCGGCGGGCACCGGTCCGCCGAGCCGGCGGGAGTGGCGGCTGGGGGCGGTGACCGGTCTGGTGATCGTCGCGGTCACCCAGATCGTGGTCTGGCTCGCGCCCGGCTACGGCCCGCTCGGCGACACCCACGGCCTCTCCGACTCGCACCTGGGCCTGGCCGTCAGCCTGGTGTTCATCGCGCTGCTGGTGAACGGGCTGCGCCGGGGCAGCCGGCTGGCCTGGCGCTGGACGGTGGGGTTCGCCGTCCTCAACGTGCTGGTCGGCCTGCTGGCCGCGGTGGTGCTGGTGCTCTCGGTGACCACCGACGCGGACGTGGAGGTGACCGGGCTGCCGGTGCTGCTGCCGCAGGCGGTGATCTGGACGATGGAGCTGGTGCTGCTGATCGGCGCCCGGGACGCGTTCCGCGCGCCCTCGCGGCGCAAGCGGCGCAAGGCTGCCGCCAAGGGCGGCCTGGACCGCGCCGGCGCAACCGCGCTGCTGAAGCGGTACGGCGGCGGCAATCTCTCCTGGATGACCACCTGGCGGGACAACTCCTACCTGTCGGCCGCGGACGGGCGGGCCTACGTGGCCTACCGCACGCACGCCCGGGTGGCCGTCGCGCTGGGCGACCCGGTCGGGCGTCCGGACGACCGGAACCGGGCGCTGACGGAGTTCGCCGGCATGTGCGACGCGTCCGGGGTGGTGCCGTGCCTGTTCTCCGCCTCGGAGCGGACCGCGGTGGCCGCCGAGGGGATGGGCTGGCAGCACGTGCAGGTGGCCGAGGACACCGTGATCGAGCTGGAGGGGCTGGAGTTCCGCGGCAAGTCCTGGCAGGACGTCCGGACGGCGCTGAACCGGGCCAAGAAGGAGGGCATGGAGTACCGGCTCGGCGCGCTTGCCGACGAGCCCGCCAAGGTGGTGGCGCAGGTCCGGGCCATCTCCGAGGAGTGGGTGAGCGACATGGGCCTGCCCGAGATGGGCTTCACCCTCGGCGGGGTGGAGGAGGCGCTGGACCGGGAGGTCCGGGTGGGACTGGCGATCGACCCGGACGGACAGGTGCACGGGGTCACCTCGTGGATGCCGGTCTACGGCGAGGGCGGCACGCCGGTCGGCTGGACGCTGGACGTGATGCGCCGGCGCAAGCAGGGGGCCTTCCGCCCGGTGGTGGAGTTCCTCATCGCGTCCACCTGCCTGGCCGTGCGGGAGGACGGCGCGACCTTCCTGTCGCTGTCCGGGGCGCCGCTGGCGCGCGGGGCGAGCACCGCCGACAGTCCGCTGGAGCGGTTCCTGGACCAGCTGGGAGCGGCGCTGGAGCCGTACTACGGGTTCCGTTCGCTGCACTCCTTCAAGGCCAAGTTCCAGCCCGTGCACGAGCCGATGCACCTGGTCTACCGGGACGAGGCGGACCTGCCCCGGATCGGCGTGGCGCTGACCCGGGCGTACATGCCGCAGGCCGGGTTGCGGGACTTCGGCCGGATGCTGGTGCCCTCCGGCGACCGGTGACCTGCCCTGAACGGCCACCGCCCGACGGGGCGGCGGCCGGGGCGGCAGCGGGTCAGCCGAGCGGCGGCAGGTCCTCCGCCTCCAGCGCGGTGAGCTGACCGGGGGTGGGGTTGCCGAGTTCCGCCATCCGCTGGGCCTGCCGCTCGGTCATCTCCTGGAACGTCTGGCGGGCCGAGCGGCCGTTGCCGAAGCCGGCCTCGCGCGGGACGGTCTCGAAGTGGCGCAGCAGCCGCTCCCGGGCCGTCGCGGTCAGCTCGTACCGGTGCTCCTGCGCCTGGTGCTCGACGATCGCCACCAGGTCGGCCGCCTGGTAGTCCTCGAAGAGCAGGGTGCGGGTGAAGCGCGAGGACAGGCCCGGGTTGGAGCCGATGAAGCGGGCCATGTCGGCCGGGTAGCCGGCGGCGATCACCACCACGTCGTCGCGGTGGTCCTCCATCAGCTTGACCAGGGTGGCGACCGCCTCCAGGCCGAAGTCGTG
Protein-coding regions in this window:
- a CDS encoding FUSC family protein; the protein is MFGDSVSVTAYLRRRLKDPVVVLTVRATVAATLSYAVALQLSSEPAPLTAPLTALLVVQVTLYSTLTTSIRRVNSVVVGVLIAIGFSSVMGLSWWSLGLIILASLTIGQFVRVDEFVNEVAISAMLVLGVTRLATQAWDRVLETLIGAGVGLLFNLVFAPPVWVDTAGESIEDLARRARHLLLRIAEELGGPTPVEQAAARLHEARKLDQAIADVDAALRQAEDSLRLNPRISEGLLSRLVLRTGLDTLEICVVVVRVLARSLTDLAKRRGEDERLFPPDVALALEELLTHIGGALVSFAVLVSTQVSSNAEEAEDRLAAELSAAWGSRERVAQMLLRRVQEHPEAWQLHGSLLAEIDRILDELDLEHRGRRLMEELDRASVANRERFTRLGRLRRFARGEG
- a CDS encoding mechanosensitive ion channel family protein; the encoded protein is MQIWSVVRPLAVVVMVLVVVLGLDRLMDRALGRFAVRRPGSVLLSLLRRCRMPFLAAAVAVLLLTGEPAMRLADGLRPVVRHALLLAVLVTCGWLTARVVSLLIDTGLRSYATDRRDPARIRRVRTQAGLMGRICDAGIAVVTLAAVLMTFPAVRAVGTSLLASAGLVGLVVGVAAQSTLANLFAGIQLAFGDMVRIGDVVVVAGEWGTVEEITLTSVVIATWDQRRIVMPVSYFAGKPFENWSRGGSGITGTAVLHLDHSTPVAELRAEFARRLAGNERWDGEGWALQVVDTTATTVVVRLLMTARNGEDAFELRCWAREELIGYLREQHPYALPKVTLAGAAGRPDEHGQETGDGPDARVGETPPGDHRARPHVGPQAAAPDGPTAGRTRSRAGRADGR
- the nhaA gene encoding Na+/H+ antiporter NhaA codes for the protein MAPTDDHSLSGQSIGESEGEARTARWEFMRTEAGSAAVLLVATIAALIWANAAPGSYRAFWETHLAIDLGGHGVALDLREWVNSGLMTLFFFVVGLEARREFDMGELRERRHLTLPLLAGLSGMLAPVAIYLAVNAGQSSTHGWGAAMSTDTAFALGMLALLGNRLPGRLRTFILTVAVVDDFVALGVIAVFYSDRIVLPALLVAAGVLVLVLLMRAQGVRSGAAYAVLGAVAWVALLKSGVDPVVIGLLLGLLTLAYPATRDDLERASGLFRSFREQPTPELERSARRGIASAISPNERLQRAIHPWSSYVIVPLFALANAGITLDADLLGRAATSPITLGILLGYLLGKPLGIVGVSWLATRMSGGRTRPPIGWGSVAAGGTIAGVGFTVSLLIATLAFAGDQLDEAKAGVLAAVLCAFTATWLISWVLGRLPQPLRARALLGTAEGIVDLATPVDPAYDHVRGPFDAPVTVVEYGDFECPYCGQAEPVVRDLLADFGDVRYVWRHLPLTDVHPHAQLAAVAAEAAAEQGAFWAVRDLLLERQDALKPRDLLRYADELGLDVERFREALRADRGAERVARDVESADLSGVSGTPTFFINGRRHHGAYDIATLSAAVRSAKDRTTARRGRREER
- a CDS encoding bifunctional lysylphosphatidylglycerol flippase/synthetase MprF, which gives rise to MTATMENADGARSRQASQEQSSREEAPPRPASQQPSPEQPARQPARKQSSQPPSAKQPAARNQQASQKQQASRKQAGQQPEQQKRPPEEEAGAPSEAAPTGVDRFRGRAVALVTRLPFTCGVCVAVLLVALASGTLWTSAEDKSWYPQVAYGTPSLTAGRLWTFVTGAFFASDPVVYLLVLIGLALLVGWTEWRLGTARAALICCAGQLAATLGCAALLLALRQSGWDWAEALSHDLDTGFSAGALAAAAAASAAMRAPWRSRLRAALIAFAVIWLLYSGTVSDVEHFLAVVLGLAVGRRLAGDRAAGTGPPSRREWRLGAVTGLVIVAVTQIVVWLAPGYGPLGDTHGLSDSHLGLAVSLVFIALLVNGLRRGSRLAWRWTVGFAVLNVLVGLLAAVVLVLSVTTDADVEVTGLPVLLPQAVIWTMELVLLIGARDAFRAPSRRKRRKAAAKGGLDRAGATALLKRYGGGNLSWMTTWRDNSYLSAADGRAYVAYRTHARVAVALGDPVGRPDDRNRALTEFAGMCDASGVVPCLFSASERTAVAAEGMGWQHVQVAEDTVIELEGLEFRGKSWQDVRTALNRAKKEGMEYRLGALADEPAKVVAQVRAISEEWVSDMGLPEMGFTLGGVEEALDREVRVGLAIDPDGQVHGVTSWMPVYGEGGTPVGWTLDVMRRRKQGAFRPVVEFLIASTCLAVREDGATFLSLSGAPLARGASTADSPLERFLDQLGAALEPYYGFRSLHSFKAKFQPVHEPMHLVYRDEADLPRIGVALTRAYMPQAGLRDFGRMLVPSGDR
- a CDS encoding alpha/beta fold hydrolase: MGARSEFDGWDIHRSGPAGAAHRVLLLPGALCTTVFLEDVTSQPVLAEAGVAVLAVTLPGFGRTATPEDLSVENYARLVGGLAAELGCDLVAGHSLGATVAMEMAMTGGFGGPVLLLDPSFSREDEAQDLAQLDRIGRVPGLGALAWAAMLRLVPRTMEDSFPPGRRAALSADLRNNAPGVCRRLVRQYFAYLDRQGSLAARLRESGARAWISRGDRTEIGLTEHERRALEAGPNIRLITVPDSGHMVVTEQPARVAQLILDMLGVPPGR
- a CDS encoding CsbD family protein produces the protein MGMKDKADNLAEKAGGKAKETVGKATGDRGLEAEGKGTQIKSDLKQAVEKIKDAGKH
- a CDS encoding GntR family transcriptional regulator, translating into MLETSELHGTSGKNRYQVIAQHLRAEIHSGRIPAGTRLPAERTLAATWSVNRQTVRAALRELRDQGLVESHPTGTYARAGTDDSPNPPGMTFPGSMVVPHEDVVTVFRTHFATPAGDVAAVLGIPPDEPALAHQQRVHDADGLLLQDSRSHFAPELIAELPELERAAGTGQESDLTGLYGWMIGAGLRPTRYDRINVLPSDGDVPHLAVRRVVHDHIGRPLAITDFRVVAAHAELEYRTSPLDALQVRPRSAAPVRAADALAPLRLSGQERAALLAWLQPGARSESLAQRARIVLACDDAAAGGAPVAAAVVARRAQCSKAAVEEWHGRFLEKRVEGLLPRRGRGRPRSVTDAQVADVLARTLHDTPPDAPRWTKQLMAAQAGLSASTISRIWRAHGVSPASAASARPVPAVGATARRVGAAAT
- a CDS encoding dihydrofolate reductase family protein, with protein sequence MRKLVYYVAVTLDGYIAGPGGEYDFFPLGDEKQAADYAGWTNARYPETLPGFLRAAHGLTDAPNQRFDTVLMGLGSYRPGLDAGFPSPYAHLRQYVVSSTLAPDTDPAVTVVAADPLALVRELKREDGQDIWLCGGGLLAGALLPEIDELIIKSYPVVAGSGIPVFNGDFSPTLFEVTDRTSFDNHVTMTWFARR